In Flavobacteriales bacterium, a genomic segment contains:
- a CDS encoding acyl-CoA dehydrogenase family protein, which yields MALEGGTFLIEKGNPNDIFIREEFTEEQVMIGEMVKDFCIQEIQNKIKERGREFEADKDRAEIVGQLEKAAELGLCGVAISEEHGGMALDFNTGLIFSEAIAMGLSFATTIGAQTSIGSLPIVYYGTKAQQDKYLPGVASAKLKASYCLTEPTAGSDANSGKTKAILNAEGTHYIMNGQKMWITNGGFADIFIVFAKIDADQKLSAFIVEKDFGGITIGAEEKKLGIKGSSTVQVFFENTPIPVENLLGEREGGFAMALNILNTGRIKLAAGTNGGSKFALDQALSYAIERKQFETAIVEFGAMQHKLGEMASRIFCVDAGVFRIGRNIDLKRKELQAAGMPVQESKLESIREYAIECAILKVKGSENADFVIDEALQIYGGMGYSAEAGIEMGYRDARITRIYEGTNEINRMLSVAELTKRALKTKEIDLIGAGKQVQSRVISSVFSGTKSGADEEARIVQAIKDVFLFISSTAGKKLGKKMVDEQEIVMNLADILADAFICDSAVLKLRKLESMGGDKEKLAAQRAAVQVYLYESLERVRKAAKDAITSFATGSEKTKNNFIVRKLLKSYDVNPKDLRRTIVKYMIAEKKYSI from the coding sequence ATGGCACTCGAAGGCGGTACTTTTCTTATTGAAAAAGGCAATCCAAACGATATTTTCATCCGAGAGGAATTCACCGAAGAACAGGTGATGATCGGAGAAATGGTAAAGGACTTCTGTATTCAGGAGATTCAAAATAAGATCAAAGAACGAGGTCGCGAATTTGAAGCAGATAAAGACCGTGCAGAAATTGTTGGTCAATTGGAGAAAGCGGCTGAGTTGGGTCTTTGCGGTGTGGCCATTTCTGAAGAACATGGCGGCATGGCCTTGGATTTCAACACAGGTTTGATCTTTTCGGAGGCCATTGCCATGGGACTTTCGTTTGCAACCACAATTGGTGCACAGACTTCCATCGGTTCACTTCCTATCGTTTATTACGGAACAAAAGCACAGCAGGACAAATACCTGCCAGGCGTTGCTTCGGCCAAATTGAAAGCAAGCTATTGCCTTACCGAACCAACAGCTGGTTCAGATGCCAATTCGGGCAAGACCAAAGCAATTTTGAATGCTGAGGGCACACACTATATCATGAACGGCCAAAAAATGTGGATCACCAACGGTGGTTTTGCCGACATTTTCATTGTGTTCGCCAAAATTGACGCTGATCAGAAGCTTTCTGCATTTATAGTTGAGAAGGATTTCGGAGGAATTACAATCGGTGCCGAAGAGAAGAAATTGGGTATCAAAGGTTCGTCTACGGTTCAGGTTTTCTTCGAGAATACACCAATTCCAGTTGAGAATCTGTTGGGAGAGCGCGAAGGCGGATTTGCTATGGCTTTGAACATCTTGAACACAGGAAGGATCAAACTAGCTGCTGGAACAAATGGCGGAAGCAAATTCGCATTAGATCAAGCGTTGAGCTATGCGATTGAACGTAAACAGTTCGAAACTGCAATTGTGGAATTCGGTGCCATGCAACACAAACTGGGCGAAATGGCTTCACGCATTTTCTGTGTGGATGCTGGTGTTTTCCGCATCGGTCGCAACATCGACCTGAAAAGAAAAGAACTTCAGGCTGCAGGAATGCCTGTTCAAGAATCGAAACTCGAATCTATTCGAGAATACGCTATCGAGTGTGCCATTCTAAAGGTGAAAGGTTCTGAGAATGCCGATTTCGTGATTGATGAAGCACTTCAGATCTATGGCGGAATGGGTTATTCTGCCGAAGCTGGAATTGAAATGGGCTATCGCGATGCGCGAATCACGCGTATCTATGAAGGAACCAACGAGATCAACCGTATGCTTTCGGTAGCAGAGTTGACCAAACGTGCGTTGAAAACCAAAGAGATTGACCTGATCGGAGCTGGAAAACAAGTTCAAAGTAGAGTTATCTCTTCTGTTTTCTCTGGCACAAAATCGGGTGCAGACGAAGAAGCCCGTATAGTACAGGCAATAAAGGATGTGTTCCTTTTCATCTCTTCTACCGCTGGCAAAAAGCTAGGTAAGAAGATGGTTGATGAACAAGAAATTGTGATGAATCTGGCTGATATCTTGGCCGATGCGTTCATTTGCGATTCAGCCGTATTGAAGCTTCGTAAACTAGAATCGATGGGTGGCGATAAGGAAAAACTAGCTGCTCAACGTGCTGCCGTTCAGGTTTACTTGTACGAATCGTTAGAACGCGTTCGTAAGGCTGCCAAAGATGCCATCACCAGTTTTGCAACAGGTTCGGAGAAAACGAAAAACAACTTCATTGTCCGTAAACTGCTTAAGAGCTACGATGTGAATCCGAAGGACCTTCGCAGAACGATTGTGAAGTATATGATTGCGGAGAAGAAGTACTCGATTTAG
- a CDS encoding DEAD/DEAH box helicase — translation MSFKDLGLSQALLNAIEKKGYTTPSPIQEKCIPVVLEGKDVLASAQTGTGKTAGFALPILQLLSEENQKHNRPVRALILTPTRELAAQVLEDVNDFGKAVDMRAAVIFGGVSQVPQVKALRAGVDVLVATPGRLLDLVDQRLLSLKNVEILVLDEADRMLDMGFLRDIKRILALLPERRQNLLFSATFSKDIRKLAESFLHHPVTVSATPANTTVEKITQRTIRVDKERKTSLTIKLISEGNWQQVLIFTRTKHGANRLSEKLDKANISSAAIHGNKTQNARTAALAGFKTGKIRVLVATDIAARGLDIPLLPHVINYELPNIPEDYVHRIGRTGRAGASGEAISLVGGDEVDYVTAIEKLLGEKLSRNIIPGYEPLDPETAPEKIQKGQRPPRNQNQPSSKPKPNGAGSAKPKNNKWRGGRR, via the coding sequence ATGTCATTTAAAGACCTCGGGCTATCCCAAGCCCTTCTCAACGCAATTGAGAAAAAGGGATACACAACACCATCACCTATTCAAGAAAAGTGCATTCCAGTAGTATTGGAAGGGAAAGACGTTTTGGCATCTGCCCAAACAGGAACAGGAAAAACCGCAGGATTTGCCTTACCGATCCTTCAGTTACTTTCTGAAGAAAATCAGAAACACAATCGCCCTGTTCGGGCGCTGATATTGACCCCGACCCGCGAATTGGCGGCACAGGTATTGGAAGATGTGAACGATTTTGGCAAGGCCGTAGATATGCGCGCTGCAGTCATTTTCGGTGGCGTAAGCCAAGTGCCACAAGTGAAAGCCTTGCGCGCTGGAGTTGATGTGCTGGTAGCCACGCCAGGCCGTCTGTTAGATCTTGTCGATCAGCGATTGCTTTCGCTAAAAAATGTGGAGATTTTGGTGTTGGATGAGGCCGATCGAATGCTCGATATGGGTTTTCTTCGCGACATCAAACGGATATTGGCACTGCTGCCAGAAAGACGGCAGAACCTTTTATTCTCAGCTACCTTTAGCAAAGACATCCGCAAACTGGCCGAAAGTTTCCTTCATCATCCAGTAACGGTTTCGGCAACGCCTGCCAATACTACGGTAGAGAAGATCACGCAACGTACCATTCGTGTTGATAAGGAACGGAAGACGTCACTTACCATCAAGCTCATTTCAGAAGGCAATTGGCAACAGGTCCTCATTTTTACCCGAACCAAACACGGAGCCAACCGATTGAGTGAGAAGCTGGATAAGGCCAACATCAGCTCGGCTGCCATCCATGGCAATAAGACTCAGAATGCCCGTACTGCTGCTTTGGCAGGTTTTAAAACAGGGAAAATCCGTGTGTTGGTAGCTACCGATATTGCTGCGCGAGGTTTGGATATTCCATTGCTTCCGCACGTGATCAACTACGAATTACCTAACATTCCAGAAGATTATGTTCACCGTATTGGAAGAACGGGCAGGGCAGGAGCCAGTGGCGAAGCGATTTCGCTGGTTGGTGGCGATGAAGTTGATTATGTGACAGCCATAGAGAAACTCTTGGGCGAAAAGCTGTCAAGGAACATCATTCCCGGTTACGAACCTTTAGACCCAGAAACGGCTCCAGAGAAGATTCAGAAAGGGCAGCGCCCCCCACGAAATCAGAACCAGCCAAGCAGCAAACCAAAGCCAAATGGTGCTGGAAGTGCCAAGCCTAAGAACAATAAGTGGCGAGGAGGAAGAAGGTAA
- a CDS encoding T9SS type A sorting domain-containing protein, which produces MEKILSILVLTFLVAQFEAKAQCTVAVQSISENFDGYTGSDLPACWNRQNNCNVVGNQLRLRTVNQPEAMAILPKTVNARGVLSFTSRYIYPWGPAATIEVGVVDDPANPSSFITLASYSANSQTLTPFTFDLSGYTGSYQYIAMRIATNSAWEVYFEDLTYVSGCESNAVTAIGQNINVQLSTTGEATVDPADVDNGSTSDCGTPTFSLSQSTFSCSDIGVNQVTLTATDVSGNTSNTIVEVTVLGAITDETVSVSQSNLCSNGAATVSTGGSMLNINYSLRNDADNSVVAGPITGTGNALNFNTGTLSSTTTFNVVAETIGSTTSSAVDLDGSNDYINVPVTSFLNYEQGFTFEATLKANSGGSRAIFSAGTASTSDIEVYVQAGGNRLIVVYNRNSPGYTLAAKEYPVPPLNTWFHLAVSYDGSTTKVYYDGVEKTALATTAGSPLHKTTGSQFDFGFMRSNINNNWGFATHLGAFDEIRLWDDARSIGEIQGLMNECSNGTGSGLVAVYPFNDGSGLVANDIVGGNHGTLVNMDATTDWVAGSFACNNPSDPACAFEMTQTVTVTVGDAIDPVPDSQSLSTLTAQCEVTSLTAPTATDNCAGTITGTHNASLPISSNTTITWTYDDGNGNSITQTQDVVVNDNTAPVADAGSLADVTAQCEVTSLIAPTATDNCAGAVTGTHNASLPLSASATITWTYDDGNGNTATQTQEAVINDNTDPVPTVVSLPTITEYCEVASVVDPTANDNCAGALTGTATLNLPITASTTITWTYDDGNGNTVTQMQDIVISDIDVATTQNGATLSADQTGATYQWIDCDNSNAPIANETDQDFTPSASGNYAVEVTVNGCTETSICVNMMVTGINEANTANLRIFPIPATDVLNILTNETIENLAVYAMDGKLISRYAQNTKAIDVSQLATGMYLLVTRTEAGVSQTRFVKD; this is translated from the coding sequence ATGGAAAAAATCCTATCTATTCTCGTTCTTACCTTTTTGGTAGCTCAATTCGAAGCCAAAGCACAATGTACCGTAGCGGTTCAGAGCATATCCGAAAACTTTGATGGTTACACTGGCAGCGACCTTCCGGCCTGCTGGAACCGACAGAACAATTGCAACGTGGTGGGTAATCAATTACGCTTGCGCACCGTGAACCAGCCCGAGGCAATGGCCATTTTACCAAAGACGGTCAATGCGCGAGGGGTACTCAGTTTTACTTCGCGCTACATCTACCCTTGGGGGCCTGCTGCAACCATTGAAGTAGGGGTTGTAGATGATCCTGCAAATCCCAGTTCGTTTATAACGCTTGCCAGTTATTCTGCCAATTCGCAGACATTAACGCCTTTCACCTTCGATCTATCGGGATATACAGGTTCATATCAATACATCGCTATGCGAATAGCAACCAACTCGGCCTGGGAGGTTTATTTTGAGGATCTTACCTACGTAAGTGGATGCGAGAGTAACGCTGTTACTGCTATTGGGCAGAACATCAACGTTCAGCTTAGTACAACTGGAGAAGCTACCGTTGATCCAGCCGATGTGGACAATGGTTCTACTTCCGATTGTGGTACACCCACATTCAGCTTAAGTCAAAGTACGTTCTCCTGTTCAGACATTGGTGTAAATCAGGTAACGCTAACAGCTACTGACGTTTCTGGAAATACATCTAACACCATAGTAGAGGTTACCGTGCTTGGTGCAATTACAGACGAAACGGTTTCTGTATCACAGAGCAACCTGTGTTCAAATGGTGCTGCAACGGTTTCTACTGGCGGCTCCATGCTCAATATCAATTACTCGTTAAGGAACGATGCAGACAATTCTGTGGTTGCCGGACCGATTACAGGAACAGGCAACGCACTCAACTTCAATACAGGTACCCTATCATCAACCACAACATTCAATGTGGTTGCAGAAACCATTGGTTCAACTACTTCATCGGCAGTTGATCTGGATGGAAGCAACGATTACATCAACGTGCCAGTAACCTCATTTCTTAATTACGAGCAAGGATTCACATTTGAAGCCACGCTGAAAGCCAACTCAGGAGGCTCAAGAGCCATTTTTTCAGCAGGAACCGCCAGCACGAGCGACATTGAGGTTTACGTACAAGCTGGAGGAAACAGATTGATTGTGGTCTATAACCGAAATAGCCCCGGCTATACCTTGGCTGCAAAAGAATATCCTGTGCCACCACTCAACACATGGTTTCATTTGGCAGTAAGCTATGATGGAAGCACTACAAAAGTTTATTACGATGGTGTAGAGAAGACCGCTTTGGCAACAACTGCGGGTTCTCCGTTACACAAGACCACTGGCTCACAGTTCGATTTCGGTTTCATGCGAAGCAACATCAATAACAATTGGGGATTTGCCACACATTTAGGTGCATTTGATGAGATTCGTTTGTGGGATGATGCACGCAGCATTGGTGAGATTCAAGGCTTAATGAACGAATGCTCGAATGGAACAGGTTCAGGTCTCGTTGCGGTCTATCCATTCAATGATGGTTCAGGTCTGGTTGCAAACGACATCGTTGGAGGAAACCATGGCACTTTGGTCAACATGGATGCCACAACCGATTGGGTTGCTGGGTCTTTCGCCTGCAACAACCCATCTGATCCGGCATGTGCCTTTGAAATGACGCAGACCGTTACTGTAACGGTTGGCGATGCCATTGATCCGGTTCCTGATTCCCAATCATTGAGCACACTCACCGCTCAGTGCGAGGTCACTTCATTGACTGCTCCAACAGCTACGGACAACTGTGCTGGTACCATTACAGGAACGCACAACGCCAGTTTGCCTATCAGTTCAAACACGACCATCACTTGGACGTATGACGATGGCAACGGCAATAGCATTACGCAAACACAAGACGTGGTTGTGAACGACAATACTGCCCCAGTGGCAGACGCAGGTTCTTTGGCTGATGTAACGGCTCAGTGCGAGGTGACTTCATTGATTGCTCCAACAGCTACAGATAACTGTGCTGGAGCAGTCACCGGAACGCACAACGCAAGTCTGCCATTAAGCGCTAGTGCAACCATTACTTGGACCTATGATGATGGCAACGGAAACACCGCGACTCAAACACAGGAAGCGGTGATCAACGACAACACAGATCCAGTTCCGACCGTGGTTTCATTGCCTACAATCACTGAATATTGCGAAGTAGCAAGTGTGGTAGACCCAACAGCCAACGACAACTGTGCTGGTGCCCTCACTGGCACGGCCACCTTGAACCTGCCTATTACCGCAAGCACAACCATTACTTGGACCTACGATGATGGTAATGGAAACACCGTCACGCAAATGCAGGATATTGTGATCTCTGATATTGATGTGGCAACTACTCAAAATGGAGCAACGCTTTCAGCAGACCAAACTGGTGCAACGTATCAGTGGATTGATTGCGATAACAGCAACGCCCCCATTGCGAACGAAACTGATCAGGATTTTACGCCATCTGCAAGTGGAAACTACGCGGTGGAAGTAACCGTCAATGGCTGTACCGAGACCTCAATCTGTGTGAATATGATGGTAACAGGTATCAATGAAGCGAACACAGCCAATCTCCGCATCTTCCCAATTCCAGCTACCGATGTATTGAACATCCTTACTAACGAGACGATTGAGAACCTTGCAGTGTATGCCATGGATGGAAAACTAATAAGCCGCTACGCGCAGAATACGAAGGCAATCGATGTTTCTCAGCTGGCCACCGGAATGTATCTGCTTGTTACGAGAACAGAAGCAGGCGTTTCCCAAACTCGATTTGTAAAAGACTGA
- a CDS encoding LytTR family DNA-binding domain-containing protein — MERQAAAYLFTFASMSQQITAIIVDDEESARSILANLLSRFCPSINVLGSYSNVESAVHSMNALKPQLVFLDIEMPNYSGFEIVNFFEKVDFEMVFITASDKYAIRAFEVSAVDYLLKPIDIDRLKEAVQRVEKRIGQGSSFDQELLTEALQSKTVSRISVSIKGYQTILEVKDIVAIEANESYSHIHTVDGSQHLVSKNLKHFETLLADNPNFFRSHKSWMVNLDMMEKYQRSSGDILLKGGLVAKLSKYRKEEFESAVK, encoded by the coding sequence ATGGAGAGGCAAGCAGCAGCATATCTGTTTACATTCGCCTCAATGAGCCAGCAGATCACAGCCATTATAGTCGATGACGAAGAAAGCGCACGCAGCATCCTGGCCAATCTGCTTTCGCGATTCTGCCCGAGCATCAACGTGTTGGGCAGCTATTCGAATGTAGAATCAGCGGTGCACAGCATGAATGCGCTCAAGCCGCAGCTTGTATTCCTCGATATTGAGATGCCCAATTACTCAGGCTTCGAGATCGTGAACTTCTTCGAGAAGGTCGATTTTGAGATGGTCTTCATTACGGCTTCCGACAAGTACGCTATCCGCGCCTTCGAAGTATCTGCGGTTGACTACCTGCTCAAACCCATCGACATTGACCGCTTGAAGGAAGCGGTGCAACGGGTTGAAAAACGGATAGGGCAGGGCAGCAGTTTTGACCAGGAACTGCTTACCGAAGCACTTCAAAGCAAAACGGTCAGTCGCATCTCCGTTTCCATCAAAGGCTATCAGACCATTTTGGAAGTGAAGGATATTGTGGCGATTGAAGCTAACGAATCGTACAGTCATATTCATACGGTTGACGGTAGTCAGCATCTGGTAAGCAAGAATCTGAAGCACTTCGAAACCCTCTTGGCCGACAATCCCAACTTCTTCCGAAGCCACAAATCGTGGATGGTGAACTTGGACATGATGGAGAAGTATCAGCGTAGCTCAGGCGACATCCTTCTTAAAGGCGGTCTCGTAGCCAAACTTTCCAAGTATCGGAAGGAGGAGTTTGAAAGTGCCGTTAAATAG
- a CDS encoding histidine kinase yields MKFLLSFLFSLPLWLCAQQPSHYVLGEEELEGVDVYDMLHAADGSYMLATSSGLMQFDGYRFERLDCPDMLLSSVFNLVEDTDGTVYCNNLSGQVFYVARDSCGLLLSLPDSMVSADMSMEMDDRNRLIIASKYLMAASVSGIDRLSEANFFGPLATMPNGSLMTYSSVHRAFLNLKNGQLEEYEHPLSIPTGSEIPGIICQGDRIYVYQTNECLLYTVDGHLLLDPSLVLGKPNLFKLYSSSDGLWFASGSQGVLHADQQLEVGNGGKFLFPRTMISTVLEDREGNILLGTFGKGIMVIPNMNTLDLTMSQLQEDIISVAGSEDGTLYFGTRSGKLLERNPAGSLNVIRDAQVKSMEALFSIAGRYVLIGETNAVLLDRTKVSESTLSVGSLKDIALADTDRVLIASNAGAYWVRIASREVEKITDLQLRHYCIGYDPSTESIYSGTSKGLMIRHPNGAVDTKKLRGKDVIVRDFLSRDGKVFAATAENGLLVFKNDSLEGEWGKSTGLVSDRLTQLAIYKQWLVVATANGIQLLDVDGKVIRTINQADGLNAIKILDMHVNGDELWVVHSSGVQMVMLDAFQAFSYQPTVSLKSVIVNDSLNVSLAQHDFSPEQQQFTFELSTNSLRYRNEISYEYRLEGAETKWRTASYSDNIIEYRSLSSGTYTFRVKAICRDNVSEEVAYTFTIATPFYKAWWFYALVLITVVLLLVLWFRRRLRRRQLLAEQQNELNASKLTAIQSQMNPHFIFNSLNSIQSLVLKGDVDNSYTYITKFANLVRRTLNYSDKEFIDFSEEIKLIELYLTLEQLRFKEDFQFTINTNGIEDVMMPPMLIQPFIENALLHGLLHRNGAKRINLDFELSDVLVCTITDNGVGRAKAKAIKERQRSEHESFSVNAIRTRFEILGRYHKGALGFTYQDLMENGEAMGTRVVLRIPIKRKF; encoded by the coding sequence GTGAAATTCCTGCTGTCATTTCTTTTTTCGCTTCCGCTATGGCTATGTGCACAGCAACCCTCGCATTATGTGTTGGGCGAGGAAGAATTGGAGGGCGTGGATGTTTATGATATGCTTCATGCTGCGGATGGCAGTTACATGCTGGCCACCAGCAGCGGCCTCATGCAATTTGATGGGTATAGATTTGAACGGTTAGACTGTCCCGACATGCTGCTCAGTTCGGTATTCAACCTCGTGGAGGATACTGACGGGACCGTTTACTGTAATAACCTCAGCGGACAAGTGTTCTACGTGGCTCGCGATTCATGTGGGCTGTTGCTATCCTTGCCAGATAGCATGGTGTCTGCCGATATGAGCATGGAGATGGACGACCGCAATCGTCTCATCATTGCCTCCAAGTATCTGATGGCGGCTTCGGTATCGGGTATCGACCGACTTTCTGAAGCCAACTTCTTCGGCCCTTTGGCAACCATGCCCAATGGTAGCCTGATGACCTATTCATCTGTGCATCGAGCTTTTCTGAATTTGAAGAACGGACAATTGGAAGAATATGAACATCCACTGTCTATCCCTACGGGGTCTGAAATACCAGGCATTATCTGTCAAGGAGATAGAATCTATGTCTATCAGACCAATGAATGCCTGCTATACACCGTAGATGGGCACTTGCTTCTGGACCCTTCGTTGGTCTTAGGTAAACCGAATCTATTTAAGCTTTATAGCAGTTCAGATGGCCTGTGGTTTGCATCCGGCTCGCAGGGTGTGTTACATGCTGATCAACAATTGGAAGTGGGTAATGGCGGAAAGTTCCTTTTTCCCCGTACTATGATATCCACCGTGCTGGAAGACAGGGAAGGAAACATTTTGCTAGGCACATTCGGCAAAGGCATAATGGTTATTCCTAACATGAATACCCTCGACCTGACCATGTCTCAGTTGCAGGAAGACATTATTTCTGTAGCTGGGTCAGAAGACGGAACCTTATATTTCGGTACGCGTTCGGGCAAGCTCCTTGAACGGAATCCCGCAGGCTCATTAAACGTGATCCGTGATGCACAGGTAAAAAGCATGGAAGCGCTGTTCTCTATTGCAGGTCGATACGTTTTAATTGGAGAGACCAACGCGGTGCTTTTAGACCGTACTAAGGTGTCGGAGAGCACCCTGAGCGTTGGCTCGCTGAAAGACATTGCATTGGCCGATACAGATAGAGTCCTGATTGCGTCTAATGCAGGTGCTTACTGGGTACGGATTGCGTCAAGAGAGGTGGAGAAGATAACTGATCTACAGCTTCGCCATTACTGCATTGGCTACGACCCAAGCACCGAGAGTATCTATTCAGGCACTTCCAAAGGCCTTATGATACGGCACCCAAATGGGGCCGTAGACACGAAAAAGCTTCGCGGAAAGGATGTGATCGTACGCGATTTCCTTTCTAGAGATGGAAAGGTGTTTGCGGCAACCGCTGAGAATGGCTTGCTGGTCTTCAAGAACGATTCGCTGGAGGGAGAGTGGGGCAAAAGTACTGGTCTGGTATCCGATAGGCTGACACAATTGGCCATCTATAAGCAATGGTTGGTTGTAGCCACCGCTAACGGTATTCAGTTGCTAGATGTTGATGGGAAAGTGATACGTACCATCAATCAGGCAGATGGGCTGAACGCCATCAAGATACTCGACATGCACGTGAATGGCGATGAACTGTGGGTGGTGCATTCCAGCGGAGTGCAAATGGTGATGCTGGATGCGTTTCAAGCGTTCAGCTATCAACCAACAGTATCACTGAAAAGCGTCATCGTTAATGACAGTCTGAACGTTTCGCTCGCGCAGCACGATTTCAGTCCTGAACAACAACAATTCACCTTTGAGCTAAGCACCAATAGTTTGCGCTACCGCAACGAGATCAGCTATGAATACCGATTGGAGGGAGCGGAAACCAAGTGGCGAACAGCCAGTTATTCCGACAATATCATCGAGTACCGTTCGCTGTCTTCGGGAACGTATACGTTCCGTGTCAAGGCCATTTGCAGAGATAATGTGAGCGAAGAAGTGGCCTACACTTTTACCATTGCCACACCGTTTTACAAGGCGTGGTGGTTCTACGCCTTGGTGCTGATTACTGTAGTCCTGTTACTGGTTCTTTGGTTTAGACGAAGGTTGCGCAGGCGGCAGCTATTGGCCGAACAACAGAACGAACTGAACGCGAGCAAGCTCACTGCCATTCAATCGCAAATGAACCCGCATTTCATCTTCAATTCGCTTAATTCCATTCAAAGTCTGGTGCTGAAAGGCGATGTAGATAACTCCTACACCTACATCACCAAGTTCGCGAATCTCGTTAGGCGCACACTCAATTACTCCGACAAGGAATTCATTGATTTCAGTGAAGAGATCAAACTCATTGAGCTCTATCTGACCTTAGAACAACTGCGTTTCAAAGAGGATTTTCAATTCACCATCAATACTAATGGCATTGAAGATGTGATGATGCCGCCAATGCTCATTCAGCCCTTTATTGAGAACGCGCTGCTCCATGGTCTTCTACATCGAAATGGTGCTAAGCGTATAAACTTAGACTTTGAACTGAGCGATGTGCTCGTTTGTACCATCACCGACAATGGTGTGGGTCGTGCCAAGGCAAAGGCCATCAAAGAACGTCAGCGCTCAGAGCACGAATCGTTCTCTGTCAATGCCATCCGCACCCGATTTGAGATTCTCGGTCGCTACCACAAGGGTGCGCTAGGTTTTACCTACCAAGACCTGATGGAAAACGGTGAAGCGATGGGAACGCGAGTCGTACTTCGAATACCTATTAAGCGGAAGTTTTGA
- a CDS encoding C40 family peptidase: MVTQLLFGESFEVIGKRNQWRKVRNGLDGYESWIDEKQFVEIDKNAFDALNRNIPVCASDIVQLVKHEQSGSMVPIVAGSSLPNYLQGHIAFGNESYEFDGEINHPDPDEARKQLVEFAMVYRNAPYLWGGRSPFGIDCSGLMQVLYKMVGIPLQRDAYQQAEEGYTLSFVEEAELGDLAFFDNDEGKIIHVGMMVGQNAIIHAAGKVRVDKLDHQGIFNVDTGKYTHKLRLIRRVLD; encoded by the coding sequence ATGGTGACTCAGTTGCTTTTTGGGGAGAGTTTTGAGGTTATCGGTAAACGCAATCAATGGCGCAAGGTGCGTAATGGGCTTGACGGATACGAAAGCTGGATAGACGAGAAGCAGTTTGTAGAGATAGACAAGAATGCATTCGATGCCCTGAACAGGAACATTCCGGTCTGTGCTTCAGATATCGTTCAATTGGTGAAACACGAACAATCAGGTTCGATGGTTCCGATTGTGGCCGGAAGTTCACTTCCAAATTATCTTCAAGGTCATATTGCGTTTGGCAATGAATCGTATGAGTTTGATGGAGAGATCAATCATCCAGACCCAGATGAAGCACGTAAGCAATTGGTAGAATTTGCGATGGTCTATCGCAATGCACCTTATCTCTGGGGCGGTCGTTCGCCTTTCGGTATTGATTGTTCCGGACTGATGCAGGTCTTGTATAAAATGGTGGGAATTCCGCTACAACGAGATGCCTACCAACAGGCCGAAGAAGGCTATACGCTCAGCTTTGTAGAAGAAGCGGAACTAGGCGACCTTGCTTTCTTCGATAATGACGAAGGAAAGATCATCCATGTAGGTATGATGGTCGGACAGAATGCCATTATCCATGCTGCTGGTAAGGTTCGAGTAGATAAACTCGACCATCAAGGCATCTTCAATGTGGATACAGGTAAATACACGCACAAACTGCGCTTGATACGAAGGGTGCTGGATTAG